From Ensifer sp. WSM1721, one genomic window encodes:
- a CDS encoding urea amidolyase family protein yields MSERLRFLPAGNDALLVELDDLETTLTLLDRLRAVGPEGVKELVPAARTVMIRFDPLVTNRSAITAFIAQFDLSMRSARQGATFDIPVTYDGEDLGEVAEFLGWSVEELIRRHTDATYTVAFTGFAPGFAYMTCDDTAFDVPRRKTPRVRIPASSVAIAGKFGGIYPTDSPGGWQILGTTPLRMWDTARPRAALLAPGDRVRFRDMAKGATVPAPVRERRVDTAPPAEGLRVIRADRPALYQDLGRPGRADQGVSESGALDRASLRDANVCVGNPSDAAAIEITFGGFALRTDRPATLALTGAPCPLEIRTSHGRSVSAPFARPFALDAGDELTLGVPSEGMRSYLALRGGFAVEPVLGSASTDTLAKIGPPPIAAGDVLVPANRPAAAVDPDRPEPKQLPRTGETVTLDVVLGPRTDWFTDKAVQTFLSQEWEVTAESSRVGVRLSGSAPLERRDAVELPSEGTALGSIQVPHSGQPVLFLADHPLTGGYPVIGVVAAHHLDLAGQISIGARIRFNSIAAFDPHVKEIDR; encoded by the coding sequence ATGTCTGAGCGCTTGCGTTTTCTGCCTGCCGGCAATGATGCTCTTCTGGTCGAATTGGACGACCTGGAAACGACGTTGACGTTGCTCGACCGTTTGCGGGCCGTCGGACCGGAGGGGGTGAAGGAACTCGTTCCCGCCGCACGCACGGTGATGATCCGCTTCGACCCGCTCGTCACCAACCGCTCCGCGATCACGGCATTCATTGCGCAATTCGATCTCTCGATGCGGAGCGCGCGCCAGGGCGCGACGTTCGACATCCCCGTGACTTATGACGGCGAGGATCTGGGCGAGGTTGCGGAATTTCTGGGCTGGTCTGTGGAAGAACTCATCCGCCGCCACACCGACGCGACCTATACAGTGGCCTTCACCGGCTTCGCGCCAGGTTTCGCTTACATGACCTGCGACGATACCGCGTTCGACGTGCCGCGCCGCAAGACACCGCGCGTGCGCATCCCGGCGAGTTCCGTGGCGATCGCCGGAAAGTTCGGTGGTATCTATCCCACCGACAGCCCGGGTGGCTGGCAGATCCTCGGCACGACACCGCTTCGCATGTGGGACACGGCACGTCCCCGGGCGGCGTTGCTTGCCCCCGGCGATCGCGTGCGCTTTCGCGATATGGCCAAGGGCGCTACCGTGCCGGCCCCTGTGCGCGAGCGGCGGGTGGACACCGCGCCGCCGGCAGAGGGCTTGCGCGTCATCCGTGCCGACCGACCGGCGCTCTATCAGGATCTCGGCCGTCCAGGTCGGGCAGATCAGGGTGTTTCGGAGTCCGGCGCGCTCGATCGCGCCTCATTGCGCGATGCCAACGTCTGCGTCGGCAATCCGAGTGATGCCGCTGCGATCGAGATCACTTTTGGAGGCTTCGCGCTGAGGACCGACCGACCCGCGACGCTGGCGCTTACGGGTGCGCCGTGCCCGCTGGAGATTCGCACCTCGCACGGCCGCTCGGTCTCCGCCCCTTTCGCTCGCCCGTTTGCGCTCGACGCCGGCGACGAGCTGACGCTCGGCGTGCCGAGCGAAGGGATGCGCAGTTATCTGGCTCTCCGCGGCGGCTTCGCTGTCGAGCCTGTCCTCGGGTCGGCCTCGACCGACACGCTGGCGAAGATCGGGCCGCCGCCGATTGCGGCGGGCGATGTGCTCGTTCCGGCAAACCGTCCGGCAGCCGCCGTCGACCCCGACCGCCCCGAACCGAAGCAACTGCCGCGAACGGGCGAGACGGTGACCCTCGACGTGGTCCTCGGCCCGCGCACCGACTGGTTTACGGACAAAGCTGTGCAAACCTTTCTCTCGCAGGAGTGGGAGGTCACTGCGGAATCGAGCCGAGTCGGCGTGCGCCTCTCCGGGTCCGCGCCGCTCGAACGGCGCGACGCGGTGGAGCTTCCCTCCGAAGGCACGGCACTGGGCTCGATACAGGTGCCACATAGCGGCCAGCCGGTGCTCTTCCTCGCCGACCATCCGCTGACCGGCGGCTATCCGGTGATCGGCGTGGTGGCGGCCCACCACCTTGACCTCGCCGGCCAGATCTCAATCGGCGCGCGCATCCGGTTCAACTCGATCGCCGCCTTCGACCCGCATGTGAAGGAAATCGACCGATGA